The genomic stretch TCTGCTAAAATTGCGATTATCAAACATGGCAAGGAAGGCTCAATTGCCTATGCGAAGGACGGCTCGGAGCATCGTGCCAAGAGTTATCCGGCTAAGGTCGTCAAAACCTTCGGAGCAGGCGATTCCTATGCTGCGGGATTTCTATACGGAGTTATGCAGGGCTGGACGCTGGAGAAAAGCATGGAGTATGGCAGCGCAGCCGCATGTATCGTCATTTCGAGCCATAGCTGCTCAGATGCCATGCCGACAACAGATCAAGTAAACGACTATATTAAGCGCTGTGAGCGCGGGGAAATTACAGCTTCATAAGCCGAGAGGAGAGCTAAACATGGTAAACACATTAAAAAATTGGATCGGCGGAGAATGGGTGGAGGCTTCAACCTCTGAAGTAGAGGCGGTTGTCAACCCAGCAACAGAAGAAATACTTGCGAATGTTCCTTTATCTACAAAAGAGGATGTCGACAAAGCGGTCTATGCAGCCAAGAATGCATTCCAAAGCTGGAGCAAAACACCAGTACCGAAACGCGCACGTGTATTATTTAAATATCAGCAGCTGCTTGTTGACCATTGGGAAGAGCTTGCCCAGCTGATTACGAAAGAAAATGGCAAAAGCTACAGCGAAGCTTACGGTGAGGTGCTGCGCGGCATCGAGTGTGTAGAGTTCGCGGCTGGTGCTCCGAACCTGATGATGGGCAAGCAATTGCCGGACATCGCTTCCCACATTGAATCCGGCATGTACCGTTACCCGATCGGCGTGATCGGCGGAATTACTCCGTTCAACTTTCCGATGATGGTGCCTTGCTGGATGTTCCCGCTTGCTATCGCTTGCGGCAACACGTTCATCTTGAAGCCTTCCGAGCGTACGCCGCTATTGGCGCAGCGCCTAGCAGAGCTATTCGCAGAAGCTGGCCTGCCAGCAGGTGTGCTGAACGTCGTGCACGGAGCACGCGATGTCGTGAACGGGATTTTGGAACACAAGGATATTGCGGGGGTATCATTCGTCGGTTCTCAGCCCGTGGCTGAATATGTATACAAAACAGGTACGGCAAACGGCAAACGCGTGCAAGCTTTGGCTGGCGCCAAAAACCACTCCATCGTGCTTCCGGATGCTGATCTTGACCTGACGGTCAAAGAAATTGTCAATGCGGCTTTCGGCTCGGCTGGTGAGCGCTGCATGGCCTGTGCTGTCGTTGTAGCGGTAGGTGAAGTCGGCGATTCGCTTGTAAGCAAGCTGACCGATGCTGCAAACAAAATTACGATCGGCAACGGCATGGAAGAGAATATTTTCCTCGGTCCGGTCATTCGAAGCGGGCATAAGGAAAGAACGCTTCATTATATTGAAACTGGCGAGAACGAAGGAGCTTTGCTCGTTCGCGACGGACGCAAGGATGGAGCAACTGACGGAGAGGGATATTTCGTCGGTCCTACGATTTTCGATAACGTGGATTGCGGCATGAAAATTTGGCAGGACGAGATTTTTGCCCCCGTACTTGCGATTGTACGCGTAGCGACTTTGGAGGATGCCATTGTCCTAGCCAATCAATCCGACTTCGCTAACGGTGCTTGCTTATTCACGACCAATGGGAGCAGCGTTCGCCAATTCCGCGAGACGATTGATGCGGGCATGCTTGGCATTAACTTAGGCGTGCCTGCGCCGATGGCATTCTTTCCATTCTCGGGATGGAAGAAATCGTTCTACGGCGATCTTCACGCAAATGGAACCGACGGTGTGGAGTTCTATACGCGCAAGAAAATGGTGACGGCACGTTGGTAGTGTTGTTTGGCAGTTCAGGCATAGGGAAGCGGGAGGTATAATCAGATGAAAAAACAAATAAAAATCGGCATTATTGGAGCGGGCCGGATTGGTAAGATCCATGCCGATAACCTGCTGCGTCTGCCCCAGGTACAGATAACGGCGGTCAGTGACCTGTTCGCAGGCCCTGAACTCATGGAATGGGCGACAGAGCGGGGAATTTCGAAAGTATGCAAAGACAGCTCCGAAATTATAAATGATCCTGCGATTGATGCAATCTTTATCTGCTCTTCGACGGATACGCATGTCCCTCTCATTAAACAGGCAGCGGCAGCAGGCAAGCATGTGTTTTGCGAGAAGCCGCTCAGCATGGACATCAAGCGGACGGAGGAAGCCGTTGCGGCGGCAGCGGCGGCGGGCATTAAGCTGCAAATCGGCTTCAACCGCAGGTTTGACCATAATTTCAAGCGCGTGCGTGAGCATGTGCTGATCGGTTCGGTTGGCACGCCGCATATCGTGAAAATTACTTCACGCGACCCGAATCCGCCGCATGAGGAGTATATCAAAGTATCCGGCGGTATCTTTATGGATATGATGATCCATGATTTCGACATGGCACGTTTCCTGACCGGCAGCGAGGTGACGGAGGTTTATGCACAGGGTGGTGTTCTGATCGATCCGGTCTTCGGTAAATACGGAGATGTGGATACGGCCATCGTCACGCTGCGCTTCGCGAATGGAGCGATGGGTGTGATTGACAACAGCCGCCAGGCAGCTTATGGCTATGATCAGCGTGTAGAGGTTTTTGGTTCCAAGGGCAGCGTCGCAGTCAGCAATGATCACCCGAACACGGCTGAGGTCAGCTCCGCGGAGGGCGTGACGCGGGATAAACCGCTGCACTTTTTTCTGGAGCGCTACAATGAAGCTTACATCGATGAAACCAGGCAATTCGTGGAATGTCTCACAAATGGGCAGCCTCTCCCTGTTACGGGCGATGACGGCGTGAAGGCCGAAACGATCGCTTTGGCAGCCAAGCTGTCCTATCAGCTCGGACGTCCCGTTCAAATCAGCGAGGCTGTGGAATTGAAACAGAAAGCAGAGGGGGCGCAGAGCTATGTCTAAGCTAATCGTTAAGCCTGTGAGTCCGAATAAGGACGGCATCGTACTTGCTGTTTCACCCGAATCGGCAGGCTGGCAATATGTCGGGTTCGAGGTAGCGAAGCTGGAAGTGGGACAAAAGCTGGAACGCGTGACCGGCGATCTCGAATATTGCTTGGTACTGCTGTCTGGCATTGCAGATGTTGCCACACAGGAAGAGAGCTTTACGAAGGTTGGCGATCGGATGAGCGTTTTCGAGAATAAACCGCCCTATGCCGTCTACGTTCCAAATGGCGACCGCTTTGAAGTAACTGCAACGACTGCACTTGAGCTTGCGATTTGCAGTGCCCCTGGGAAAGGCGGCTTCAAGGCACGCCTTATCGCACCTTCGGCTGCCGCACAGGAAACGCGGGGCTACGGAAATTTGGAGCGCCAAATTTACAACATTTTGCCGGAGAGCGAGCCGGCAGACAGTCTGCTGGTAGTCGAGGTTATTACGCCGGAGGGTCATTGGTCGAGCTATCCGCCTCATAAGCATGACCGTGATGCCCTGCCCGAGGAGTCGCTGCTGGAGGAAACATACTATTACAAAATTCAGCCTGAGCAAGGGTTTGCCGTGCAGCGAGTCTATACGGATAACCGCTCTCTTGACGAGACGTTGATCGTAAAGAACGGTGAAACCGTGCTCGTTCCAGAAGGCTATCATCCGGTATCCGCGCCTCCGGGCTATGAAGTGTATTATTTGAATGTCATGGCGGGACCGACAAGAGCCTGGAAATTTGTCAACGATGAGGAACACGCTTGGATTATGACGAAGCCGAGCGACCGAGTATAAAGATTGCCAATAGTATGATTTAGACATTGTCATGCAGCAAGTAAAACAAATGGAGGGCGGGAGCGAGTATGGCTCCTGTCCTTTCCTCGTTCTGACGATTTTATATTTTAAAATTGCGATATATCAATAGTAGACACAATTGTGATAATCAGATCCATTGTTGTTCAGCACCCTCGATAGTAAGATACAAGTATAGCTGCTCAGGGGCCAGCCAACAATAAACTTGTATATGAAGAGGGGGAGTGCAACGATGTTTAAGAAGGATTCCGAACTTTTAAAGCCGCTTACCGACAAGCAGCTGGAGCAATACAGGCAAGACGGATACATTATCATAAAAAAAGGGTGCAGCGCCGATTTGATCGATGCTTTTAACAGACACATTTACGAACTTCGCTCTGCGCCGCTGAACGAAATGCTCGACTGGGCACGCACCTCGGAGAAAGCACGCTTCTCCACGCGGCTTTTCAATCCGCATCAGCATGACAGCTTTTCTAGGCAAATGATGAAGCTTCCCATCGTAAGAGGCGCATTAGCCCAATTGATGGAAAAGGAAGCGGTTTGCGTGCAAAGCATGTTCTTCTATAAGGAACCGGGCTCTCACGGTCAGGCGGCTCATCAGGATTATTACTATATCAAAAACGATCCAATGACGATGGTTGCCGCCTGGATCGCGACGGAAGAAAAGGTAGACGAGCAGAACGGGTGCTTGTGGGTTATCCCAGGAACGCATAAGCTTGGCCTTTTGCCGCATGGAAAAGTGAAAAATCTCGAGGAGCATGAAGAATGGACGGATGAGACGGAAGGCATCGACTTGACAAAGCAAATTCCGGTCATAATGGAAAAGGGAGATATATTGTTTTTCCATGAGCTGCTGATCCATTCTTCCAACCGCAACCGAAGCGAGGACCGCTGGCGCCGCTCTTACGTTTGCCATTATATCCGCGAGGATTCAGCCGTCACGCTGCGAGAGGATTTGCGCGAGAAGTATTCGTTGATTTAATGACTGAGGCCCCGGTCAGTTATTAGAGAGTGATAAAGGAACCAATAAGCAGCAGGGTGGCGATGACAGTAGTACAAAAGTCTCAATTCCCCTTGTATTCCAACACATTGTATTGATAAACTAAATAGATAAAGCCTTCCGCTTTTCGAAAGCGGTTACAGAAAGGCTACTCTTTTTTTTGAATGGAGCTGAAAAAAATAAGCAAAACGTGGTACTACCGTCTGCTTTTTTCATATATGCCGGTTTTTTTACTCATGATCTCTTTTTTGTTTTTCATCTTTTTTCAAGTGCTGACAGAACGTGCGCAGCAGGACACAGCCCATATTTACGCGAGTGTCAACAATCAAATTGTCCAGACCGTGGAGCAGCCGCTGCAGTCGATTGACCATATGATGGTAACCGTTCAGACGCGCAGCAGCAACTCGGCCGAATTCAATATGCTCGATTATTTTGATCAGGAGGGTCCGCCGTCCGTTTTTTTTACGTACCAAATGACCAAAGAATTCAATAACCTAAGGCAGCTCTACCAAAGCATCCATTCCATTTATTTGGTTCGGGAACGAGACAACTATGTGCTTAGCTCCAATACGGTGTCGCCGCTGGAGCAGTTTTCGGACCGCGACTTTATCGAAGAGCTCCTGCAGGACAATTATTCTTACCACTGGACGAATATGCGCATATTCAAGGAGTTTCATGCTTCAAGAGAGGAGTCTGTCGTTTCGCTTGCGCGTAAGTATTTGACGAGCCGCGGCGAAAGCGGTCTGATGATTATTAATGTGCGGACGAGCTCGCTTGAAGGGCTGGTATCGCAAAAAATGGATCAAACCGCCAGCTATGTTATGATAACGGGCAAGAACAACGAGCCTGTATTTGCTTCAGAGAAAGAGGCATCGGAAAAACGCAAAGCCATTTCAACCGTCGTGTCTGATTATACGGGCTGGACCTACGAAAGCGGACTGAATAAAGGAAGCAGTTTTACGATGCTGCAAACCTTTTCGAGCGTATGGATCATCCTCGCTCTTATCGTCGCTGTTTTTGGAATGCTATCGATTGTGTATATGACCAATCGCAATTACAAGCCGCTGCGTGCGCTTATTAATAAACTGGACAAAATCTCATATGCATCAGGCGAGCAGGGTGCTGCTGAGCGAAATGAGTTCAACTATATTGAATCGACGGTCGATTCCCTAGTTCAGCGCTTCAACCTGTTCAAGTCCCAATCCGATATGAATAGCGGCTACCGCAAAAAGTCGATTTTTCTTGAAGTGATGAGCGGTTCCAGATCGCTTGCGAATGCGGAGTGGAATGTGGAGATGGAACGTCACGGCTTTACGAGCGGTTTCAGCAAGGCCGCCGTTATCGTTATTTCGATCGATAAATATTCAGATTTATTGTCGCGTTATCGGGAGCAGGATATGATCTTGTTCCGTTTTATCATTCAAAATATGTACATGGAGCTTATTCAGAAATACGATCTTTTTAGTTGGAGCGAATGGGTGAACGATAAAGAGATGTGCGGCTTCATTTATATACAAGAGGATAATGAAAAGCAGTTGATAGATAGCATCCTCAAGGTTTCGGACAGCGCGCTTCAATGGATCAGGGCAAATCTGCCGTTCACGACTACTTTCGGAATCGGGCAAACGACGGATTCGGTCACGATGCTCAAGACTTCTTATAAAAAAGCGATGGAAGCTGTGAATTTCAGGCTGGTGTTCGGCAATAACCGCACGATTGGGTACTGGGAGACTGAATCGGGAACCTCCTTCGAACTGTACAATCAACTTGAGCAAATTCGAAGCCTCATTTACGCATTTCACTCGATGGAGCCAGATTGGCTGTTAAAATACGGCACGCTTTTCGAGCAGTTCAAGCAATATAAGTTGAAACGTGAGGATATCGTTAATTTACTCAACTATTTCATCTTTTATTTGTTTGAGCATGTGCATGGCACCATCCTAAACGACGAAATCATCGAGACGAACAAAGCGATCATGAAGGATGTGATCGATCAATTTGAAACACTTGAGGATGTGCAGGAAGAGATTCTCAGCATTATGGAGAAGCTTGAATATGTCATTGCCGAGCAAGCAAGCAAGGGCGGGGCAGCCGAAATTGCGGTCAAGATGAAACAGTATATTGAAGAGCATGTGTCCGATCCGGATTTATCGCTTATTCATTTAAGCCAGCAATTCGATATTCCTTCCAAAAACGTCAGCTCGCTATTCAAAGAGCAGTTCAATATTAAATTCATCGATTTTCTTATTCATCGAAGGGTTGAGCTGGCTAAGCAGCTGCTGCTGGAAAAAGAGATGAGCGTTCAGGAAATCGGACGTGCGGTTGGTTATTTGAATCCGGTCTCATTTAACCGGGTTTTTAAGCGGGTGGTAGGCATTCCGCCGGGTGATTTTCGTAGAGAGAAGCTCGGTTAAGCAAGGAAAAAGGTATATAAATCAATCGGATCGCGCCGTCAGGGCTCGGTCCGATTTTTGTATACCGCCGGATTCTTGTAAATTGCAGGGCTGTGGATTTGTGGGGTATAGTTGCCTCAACAAACCAATCTATAGTCACAAGGAGGCGTTGCGAGGTGTCCAACATGACCTCAATACCAGCCGCAGCACGCATGCCGACAGAGCCGATCAAACGGACCGTTCGAAGCGAAATCGTTAGAAAGATGCAAAGGCATTGGCAGCTTTATCTTTTGATCCTGCTGCCGCTCATTTATTTTATTCTATTTAAATACGTTCCGATTTTCGGCGTTCAGATCGCGTTTAAGGATCTAAACGTGAAGGCAGGCATCTGGGGCAGTCCATGGGTAGGCTTCAAACATTTCGAAGCATTTTTTAACCACCCAAACTTTTGGCTTCTCATTAAAAACACGCTGTTTTTAAGCCTGTACACGTTAGCGGTAGGCTTTCCTGCTCCAATCCTGCTCGCGCTTATGATTAATGAATTAAAAAACGGTTTTTTCAAACGGACGGTTCAAATGGTTACTTACGCGCCATACTTTATTTCCACCGTTGTCATGGTTTCAATGATTCTGCTTTTCCTGGCACCGCGTATCGGCGTGATTGATCATGTGAGAACCGCGCTAGGGCTTGATTCCGTCAATTTTATCGGCGAACCCTCCATGTTCAAGACGATCTTCGTCCTCTCGGACGTTTGGCAGTACATGGGATACAGCGCCATCATTTATATAGCCGCTCTTGCTGGAGTTAACCCGCAGCTTTACGAAGCTTCGAAGCTTGATGGCGCTAGCCGGCTGCAAAAAATCATTCATATCGATCTGCCGAGCATTATGCCGATCATGGTGCTGCTTCTTGTCCTGAACATGGGACAACTGCTGAATATCGGCTTCGAGAAGGTGTATCTGCTTCAAAATCCGTTGAACACGAGCTCTTCTGAAATCATATCGACCTACGTGTACAAGGTCGGCCTAGTGCAGGCCAATTACAGCTTCTCGTCGGCTGTCGGATTATTTAATTCATTGATTAACCTACTATTAATATTGCTTGCCAACTTCGGGGCAAGACGCGCTACAGGATTGGGGTTGTTCTAATATGGCGAAATCAGGTGCTATTAAAGAGCCGTTGTCGGACAAGGTGCTGCTCACCGTCATTTACATCGTATTGTTTGCCGTATTGGCGGCCGTTCTTTACCCGCTTATTTATATTGTGAGCTCTTCGTTCAGCTCGCCGCAGGCAGTTGTGTCCGGAAGAGTATGGCTGTTCCCAGTCGAACCGTCGCTGAAAGGCTATACGGCAGTGCTAAACAACCCACGCATATGGGCAGGCTATTCGAACTCTCTATTCTATATGTGCGTGGGAACCTTGATCAGCGTCTTCCTTACATTTGCACTAGCTTATCCGTTATCGAAGCGCACTTTTTACGGGCGAACACTGATCATGTATTTGATCATTGTCACCATGATCTTCAGCGGAGGGTTGATCCCTTATTATCTAACGGTGAAGAGCCTCGGGATGATCGACACGCGCTGGGCTTTGCTGCTGCCGCAGGCTATCGCGGTCTGGCAAATATTTATTGCAAAAACGTTCTTTCAGGAGTCGATTCCAGATGAATTGAATGAAGCGGCAGAAATTGACGGCTGCAGCGATCTCCGTTTCCTCTGGTCCATTGTTCTTCCGCTGTCAAAGCCAGTAGTCGCGGTGCTTGCGCTCATGTACGCCGTAACCGCATGGAATGCTTACTTTGATGCGCTAATTTTCTTGAAAAACGTAAATCTATACCCACTGCAGCTGATTCTTCGCGAAATTCTGATACAAAATTCCGTCGATAATTCAATGATGGTAGACGTACGAACAATGGAAGCTAGACAAGGAATGAAGGATTTGCTGAAATTTTCGCTAATCGTCGTTTCGAGTCTGCCTGTCCTCATCATATATCCATTTGTTCAGAAGCATTTCGTAAAGGGGGTCATGATCGGTTCTCTTAAAGGTTAATATAAACAGATAATAGGCAGAAAGAAGCCGAAGGCAATATCCATAACAAATCTAAAGGGGTGTTTAGAATGAAAAAAACATGGAGAATAATGGCTGGTGTTTTGTTGACAGCTGCACTTCTCATGAGTGCTTGCTCAAAAAATGATAATTCTGCGGGTCAAGGAAAGAATGGAGCCGGTGAAGGCGGAGAATCGCAAACGCCGGTCAAATTATCTGCATTCATCAATCAATCGCCTAACCTTGCAAACCTGAATAATCCGTTTACGAAACTGGTGGAAGAGAAAACAAATGTGCAGCTGTCGTTTACGGTCGGAACGCCTAACGATAACAACGATAAACGTAATGTGCTTATGGCAAGCGGCGATTATCCGGAGATTTTCCTTAGCGGAAACTTTACGCCTGCCGAGCAAATGAAGTTCGGCAAGCAGGGTGTCTTCCTGCCGCTTAACGATCTGATCGATCAATACGCACCGAATATTAAGGGGATTTTTGAAGAACGTCCGGATTTGAGAACGGCGGTTACCTCCTCGGATGGGAACATATACGGCATGCCGCAGGTTAATGAATGCTACCACTGCTGGTATGCGCAAAAGCTGTGGATCAACCAAAAATGGCTGGACAATCTCGGGCTGGACATGCCGACGACTACGGAGGAATATGCTGAGGTTCTGCGTGCATTCAAAACCAAAGACCCGAATGGAAACGGCATTGCAGATGAAGTTCCGCTTAGTGGAGCACTGTACACATGGCATGGCGACATTACGGGTTTCCTGATGAATCCGTTCATATACAATAACGGCGACGGTCAGTCCTTCTCGTATATTCGCGTCAAGGATGGACAGGTACAGCTCTCTGCCAGCCAGCCGGAATGGAAAGACGGACTTGGCTATCTGGCATCCTTGTATAAAGAAGGTTTGATTGATCCACAAACCTTTACGCAAAACCAGGAAGGACTGCAGCAGCTTGGCAACAACGTCGGTGAAACGATTTTAGGTTCATTCGCAATCGGCCATGTGCAGATGGCTGTAGCTGCGACCGACGAGCGCAATCAGGATTATGTGGCTGTTCCGCCGCTTAAAGGACCTAATGGCGTGCAGTTGTCTGGCTATTACAAATCAGTGGGTAACCAGGGCCGGTTTGCCATTACGGATAAAGCGAATGAAGAGCAGCAGATCGCAGCGATCAAGATGCTTGACTATTTGTGGACTGAAGAAGGAACAAGAGGACAAGTATTCTCGGTGGAGGGTCATTCCTGGAGCAAGGCAACTTCTGATCAGCTTAACGTGAACGGGCAGCCTGCCAGCTATCAGGTGGATCCATCCTACCGAAGCGAGACGATCCACACGGATGGCTGGGATCAGGCAGGTCCTGATTTCCGTCCGCGAGACCGTTTCGAGTCGGAGGCTGTATCTCAGGATATCCTGTCGCCAGAGGGCTACGAGCTTCGCTTGGTCATGGAGACGAATAAGTATGAGGGCTTCGAGCCGAAAGAGGATGAAATGTTCCCGATTGATATTTTCATCAGTGCCGAGGATGGTGAAAAAGCCGCACAATTCAAAGCGACGATTGAGGATTACGTCCGTTCGAATATGCTGCAGTTCATTACGGGGCATAAGGATATCCAGAAGGATTGGGACAGCTATGTACAAGGCTTCGGTGGCCTGAAGCTGACTGATTACTTGCAAATCCTGCAAAGTGCTTACGACGCGGATCTGAGCAAAATGAAATAAATGAAATAATCGCGCGTTTAGTTTGAAATTAGCGGCCTGCGGCGTAGTGCTTCAGGCCGTTTATTCGATCAAGAAGGAAGTGAGACAAATGAAGAGCCATGAGCTTCCGCGCATCCAAAATCCTATTTTACGCGGTTTTAACCCGGACCCGTCTATCCTGAGAGTCGGCGATGACTATTACGTTGCGACCTCGACCTTTCAATGGTTTCCGGGCGTTCAAATCCACCATTCCCGCGATTTGATCCATTGGCAGCTCATTACGCGCCCACTGGATCGCTTAAGCCAGCTGAACATGCTGGGCAATCCGGATTCCGGCGGTGTTTGGGCACCGTGCCTTACTTTTCATGAAGGCTTGTTTTATCTGGTCTACACTGATGTGAAAAGCCATGCGGGTGCTTATAAGGATACACATAATTATGTAGTTACTGCTCCCGATATTATGGGCCCTTGGTCCGATCCGGTTTATTTGAACAGCAGCGGCTTTGATCCTTCGCTGTTTCATGACGATGGCGGCAAGAAATGGCTTGTCAATATGCAGTGGGATTACCGGAAGGATCGAGATCCTTTCAATGGCATTTATTTGCAGGAATATTCAGAGGAAAAGCAGCAGCTGATCGGGCCTTCCTATCTGATCTACAAAGGCTCTGAGCTGGGGCTGACGGAAGGACCTCATTTATATAAGAAGGACGGCTATTATTATCTGATGGTTGCCGAAGGCGGGACCAGCTATGAGCATGCTGTGACGCTGGCTCGTTCAAGCACGCTCTTCGGCCCTTATGAAACGGACCCTTTGGGTCCGATGCTTACTGCTAACCATAAACCGGAATTGAAGCTGCAAAAGGCTGGACATGCCAGCCTGGTGCATACGACAAGCGACGAGTGGTACATCGTTCATTTATGTGGACGGCCGCTTGCAACGGAGGATAAACGCTGCAACTTAGGCAGAGAAACTTCGATACAGCGCTGCGAATGGTCGGAGGAAGGCTGGCTGCGCCTCTCAGGAGGGGGGAATGCTCCGCTCGATGACGTACAAGCGCCTGCGCTGCCGTGGCATCCCTTCCCAGCATCTAAGGAAATAGACAATTTCGAAGCTGGCGTGCTGGATATCCAGTGGCAATCGCTTCGCCAGCCCATACGCGAAGACTGGCTGTCCATAACAGAGCGGCCGGGCTATCTGCGGCTGAGGGGCATGGAGTCTCCTAATTCCCGTTTCCGGCACAGCTTGGCTGCTCGGCGCCAGCAAGCCTTCCGATGTGAAGCAGAGACTGCGGCTGAGTTTGAGCCGAACAGCTATCAGCAGATGGCTGGGCTAATCTATTATTATAATTCTCAAAACTATTATTATCTGCGAATTGGATATGACGAGTCGGTAGGCACCAATCTTGCAATTCTCTCAAACGATCATGGCGTTTATAACGAACATACAGATACGCATATCCCTATTCCGGCCGGAGCGCGCGTTTACTTGCGGTTGACGCTTCATGATACTGAGCTTCAATTCTATTATTCTTTGGATGGAAGCGACTGGAAAACAATAGGCCCCACGCTGGATGCCAGTAAAATATCGGATGAATACGCGACTCATTTGGTCGACGGTTATTTTACCGACTGGGGCTTCACAGGCGCCTTCATCGGGTTATGCGCTCATGATTTATCCGGAGGCCGCAAGGCTGCCGATTTCAATTACTTTCGTTATGTGGAGAAGGAGTGATGCGAGATGGAATTTTCTAATGAGTCGTTAAAAGGAAAGCATATCGTATTTCTATGCGGCGAGGATGAATATGAATCGGAAAGAACAATACCCTTGATTGCAGAGGAAGCTGCAAGGAAGCACGGGGCAACGGTAACCGTGCTTACGTCTTCTATGGGCCCTGCTGATCCTACAAGCATATCTGGACTTGAAGCGCTTCAAGAAGCAGATTTGGCCGTGTTTTACATTCGGTTCCGTCAATTGCCGGAAGAGCAATTCCGTTATATTCGCGATTATTTGGAAGCGGGTAAACCGGTCATCGGTTTACGGACGAGCACGCATGCATTCCAGTACCCGGAGGGACATCCACTCGAATGCTGGAATGACGGCTTCGGTATCGACGTACTAGGTGCGCCGTGGATTCGCCATTTCGGCCATTCTTCAACGACAAGCGTTTCGACTGCATGGGCGGCAGCGGAGCATCCAATTCTGAGGGGCATTCCTACACATTTTGAATGCCGTTCCTGGCTTTATCAGGTGCTTCCGTATCCGCCGGAAGGTACGATTCCGCTGCTCAACGGGGCGACTGTTAATCCGGAGGATAACGGCTGGTCATATACAAGCGAGACCCCGCGTGTGCATCCGGTAGCCTGGACGCGGACACATGCTGGCGGTGGGCGAGTATTTACAACGACAATGGGACATCCGGATGATTTTGAGCTGGCAGCTTTCAGGCGCTTATTGCTTAATGGCGTACATTGGGCAGTTGGATCGGAGCATTTAATAGAAGGAGGAACAGAATGATGAAACTTGCAGCGATTACAGGCGAGAAGAAAGCCGAATTAATAGAACGGGAAAAGCCTGAATTGAAAGCAGGCTGGGCGCTTGTCAAAGTACATGCCGCGCCGATGTGTGCGGAGTATAAAAGTTTTGTCCAGGGTGACCATTCGGAATGCCTTGGCCATGAAGCGGCCGGCGAGGTAGTTGAAGCAGCGCCGGGCAGCAAGGTAAAGGTCGGTGACCGCGTAGTTGTCATGCCGCAATATCCTTGCGGGGAATGCGAAATGTGCATTGCAGGCGACTTCATCTATTGCGAGCACAATCAGAATCATTACGAGCCAACCATGACGCAGTATTTGTCGAAGCCATCTTGGCTGCTTGCCAAAATTCCGGACGGTGTTTCCTACGAGAAAGCATCGCTAGCCTGCTGCGGTCTTGGGCCGTCACACGGTGCTTTCTCCACGATGGGTGTTAATGCTTTCTCGACTGTGCTCATTACAGGGCTTGGACCCGTCGGCCTTGGCGCAATCGTCAATGCGAAGTTCCGGGGCGCAGCAGTTATCGCGGTCGAAATG from Paenibacillus sp. FSL H8-0548 encodes the following:
- a CDS encoding CoA-acylating methylmalonate-semialdehyde dehydrogenase, translating into MVNTLKNWIGGEWVEASTSEVEAVVNPATEEILANVPLSTKEDVDKAVYAAKNAFQSWSKTPVPKRARVLFKYQQLLVDHWEELAQLITKENGKSYSEAYGEVLRGIECVEFAAGAPNLMMGKQLPDIASHIESGMYRYPIGVIGGITPFNFPMMVPCWMFPLAIACGNTFILKPSERTPLLAQRLAELFAEAGLPAGVLNVVHGARDVVNGILEHKDIAGVSFVGSQPVAEYVYKTGTANGKRVQALAGAKNHSIVLPDADLDLTVKEIVNAAFGSAGERCMACAVVVAVGEVGDSLVSKLTDAANKITIGNGMEENIFLGPVIRSGHKERTLHYIETGENEGALLVRDGRKDGATDGEGYFVGPTIFDNVDCGMKIWQDEIFAPVLAIVRVATLEDAIVLANQSDFANGACLFTTNGSSVRQFRETIDAGMLGINLGVPAPMAFFPFSGWKKSFYGDLHANGTDGVEFYTRKKMVTARW
- a CDS encoding phytanoyl-CoA dioxygenase family protein produces the protein MFKKDSELLKPLTDKQLEQYRQDGYIIIKKGCSADLIDAFNRHIYELRSAPLNEMLDWARTSEKARFSTRLFNPHQHDSFSRQMMKLPIVRGALAQLMEKEAVCVQSMFFYKEPGSHGQAAHQDYYYIKNDPMTMVAAWIATEEKVDEQNGCLWVIPGTHKLGLLPHGKVKNLEEHEEWTDETEGIDLTKQIPVIMEKGDILFFHELLIHSSNRNRSEDRWRRSYVCHYIREDSAVTLREDLREKYSLI
- the iolG gene encoding inositol 2-dehydrogenase, which codes for MKKQIKIGIIGAGRIGKIHADNLLRLPQVQITAVSDLFAGPELMEWATERGISKVCKDSSEIINDPAIDAIFICSSTDTHVPLIKQAAAAGKHVFCEKPLSMDIKRTEEAVAAAAAAGIKLQIGFNRRFDHNFKRVREHVLIGSVGTPHIVKITSRDPNPPHEEYIKVSGGIFMDMMIHDFDMARFLTGSEVTEVYAQGGVLIDPVFGKYGDVDTAIVTLRFANGAMGVIDNSRQAAYGYDQRVEVFGSKGSVAVSNDHPNTAEVSSAEGVTRDKPLHFFLERYNEAYIDETRQFVECLTNGQPLPVTGDDGVKAETIALAAKLSYQLGRPVQISEAVELKQKAEGAQSYV
- the iolB gene encoding 5-deoxy-glucuronate isomerase — protein: MSKLIVKPVSPNKDGIVLAVSPESAGWQYVGFEVAKLEVGQKLERVTGDLEYCLVLLSGIADVATQEESFTKVGDRMSVFENKPPYAVYVPNGDRFEVTATTALELAICSAPGKGGFKARLIAPSAAAQETRGYGNLERQIYNILPESEPADSLLVVEVITPEGHWSSYPPHKHDRDALPEESLLEETYYYKIQPEQGFAVQRVYTDNRSLDETLIVKNGETVLVPEGYHPVSAPPGYEVYYLNVMAGPTRAWKFVNDEEHAWIMTKPSDRV